A segment of the Streptomyces sp. ITFR-21 genome:
GTCACGTGTGGGACATGGCCGCAAGGTACAAGAAGGCCGCCGCCGGTGTCCGGTACGGACACATCGGCGGCGGCGCGGTGAAGTTGGCCGAAATCATGAGGCCGCGGTTCAGTCCTCGGCCGCGGAACCGCCGCTTCCGCTTCCGGGTCCCGCGTAGTCCTCGCCGTAGGCGCCCTTGGCGGGCCGGCGGCGGCGCAGCGGCGGCTCCACCCCGTCGGCGAGGCGGCGGGCGGTGAGCAGGAAGCCGGTGTGGCCGATCATCCGGTGATCGGGCCGGACCGCCAGCCCCTCCACGTGCCAGGTGCGGACCATGGTCTCCCAGGCGGCCGGCTCGTTGAAGCTGCCGAACTCACGGATCGCCTCGACGGTGCGGGCCAGCTGGGTGGTGGTGGCCACGTAGGCGCACAGGATGCCGCCGGGCACCAGTGCCTTGGCGACCACCTCCAGGCACTCCCAGGGCGCGAGCATGTCCAGGATCACCCGGTCGACCTCGGTGTCCGAGAGGTTGTCCTGAAGGTCGCCCACGGTGAGCTGCCAAGCCGGGTGCGGGCCGCCGAAGTAGCGCTCGACGTTCTGGGAGGCGATCTCGGCGAAGTCCGCCCGACGCTCGTAGCTGTGCAGCATGCCGTGGTCGCCGATCGCCCGCAGCAGGAAACTGCTCAGCGAGCCCGACCCGACCCCGGCCTCGACGACGCGGGCGCCGGCGAAGATGTCGGCCATGGCCAGGATCTGCCCCGCGTCCTTGGGGTAGACCACGGCGGCGCCGCGGGGCATGGACAGGACGTAGTCGGGGAGCAGCGGGCGCAGCGCGAGATAGGCGACGTTTCCCGTGGTTCTGACCACACTGCCCTCGGGCGCACCGATCAGCTCGTCGTGCGGGAAAGCGCCCTTGTGGGTGTGGAACTGCTTTCCGGCTTCGAGCGTGAAGGTGTAGTGGCGTCCCTTGGGATCGGTGAGCTGGACCTGGTCCCCGACTCTGAAGGGCCCGCGACGGCGGGCGGCACCGGTCGGTTCGGACATGCGCTTCATCTTAGGGGCTCCCCCGCGCCTCCCCTTACCGCCGCCCGAGCCCCCCACCACCGAGCGGCCCGCAGGGCCGCCCCGCCCCGACCACACCGGAACCGGCCCGGGTCCCCCCGCCCACCGGCGAGTGAGCCGAAGGGACGCGCCGCTGCCGAAAGGGAGAACGCGCGCAGGCCCTGAGGAACGAAGGGCCGAGCACGATCGACTGTCGACAGTGGCTGAAGCGACCCGGAGGCGAACCGAGCCGCAAAAAAAGTAGGGCCCAAGGCCTCAGCCCCGGGACATCGCCGCCAGGAACGCGCGCTCCACGTCGGCGGTGGACAGGACGCCGTAGATCTCACCGGTGGGCTCGATGACCAGGTACTCGGTGGCGGGGTTGGCGCGCAGCCGGTCGAGGAGCTCCTCGCCGGACAGCTCGGCGGAGACCCGCATACCGGGGGTGAGGTCCTGGGCGAGGCCCCGGACGGCGACCCAGGGGCGGCGGTGCTCGGGGACGGAGACGATCGCGGACTCGCGGACCAGCGCCGTCGGGTCGCCGCGGCCGTCCACCACGACCAGCGCGCGGGCGCCCGCGTCGTTGGCGCGGCGCAGCGCCTCGGAGAGCGGGGTGTCGGAGGCGACCGGCACGGCGCGCCGGGTCAGGGTGCGGGCCCGCAGCGCGGGGAGCCGTTCGCGCAGCCGGGCCATCCGCAAGCTGTTGCCGGCCCCGGTCCAGATGATGGCCGCCAGCACCGCGGCCAGCAGCGCGTCGGTGAGCGAGTCCGCGTTGTCCGCGGCGCCGCTGCCGTTGACGCCGCCCGCGTACGACAGCAGCGGCAGCCCGATCAGCACCGCGAGCGCGAGGCCGCGGCCGGCCCAGGCGGCGGCGACCGTACCGGTCATCGGCCGGCCGCTGATCTTCCACACCACGGCCCGCAGCATCCGGCCGCCGTCCAGCGGCAGCCCCGGCAGGAAGTTGAAGACGGCGACGATCAGGTTGCTCGCCATCAGGCCGGCCAGCAGCACGCCCGGCACCGTGCCGCGCTCGACCAGCTGCATCCCGCCGAAGAACGCGGCGGCCAGTACCAGGGACAGCAGCGGTCCGACGAAGGCCAGCACGAACTCCCGGCCCGGGGTGTCGGACTCCTTCTCGATCTCCGAGACGCCGCCGAAGAACTGGAGCTGGATCCGGCGCACCGGCAGTTTGAAGCGCAGCGCGGCCACCGTGTGGGCGAGTTCGTGGACCAGCACCGAGGCGTAGAAGGCGACCGCGAAGAACAGCGAGACGAGGTAGCGGAGCCGGCCGAGCTCCGGCAGTACGGCGTCGAGCTGTCCGCCGAACACCCATGTGATCAGCGCGGCGACCAGGAACCAGCTGGGGGCGACGTAGATCGGGACCCCGAAGAACCGTCCCATGAGCAGCCCGCCACCCGGGTTGGGCCTGCGGGAGCCGCCGTCGCCGTCCTCACCGGGGGTGCGGGTGCTCTGGGACGGCGGCCGACCGGTCTCGCTCACTGGTTCCCCTCGTGCTGACAAAAACCCTCGTACCGATCATGGGGGACAAGGGGCTCCGCGGCCATGGTATTGCTCTGTTGCGCCGGACACGCACCGGCACTGTCGGTGGCAGGCCGTAAGGTCGTCTGCCATGGGGACCCCTGCCGAGCTGCCGTCGATTCCACCGCCGCGCGCGTCCGCCGCGCGCCGCGCCACGCCGTCCGCGCCCGTCTCGCTGTCGCCCTCGCGCGCCGCGGACTTCATGCGCTGCCCGCTGCTGTACCGGCTGCGGGTGATCGACCGGCTGCCGGAGAAGCCCAGTGAGGCCGCGACCCGCGGAACCGTGGTGCACGCCGTGCTGGAGCGGCTGTTCGACGCACCGGCCGCCGAGCGGACCGCGGACCGGGCGCGGTCGATGGTGGCCGGCGAGTGGGAGCGGCTGCGGGCGGCCCGGCCGGAGCTGGCGGAGCTGTTCACCGCGGCGGAGGGCGCGGCGGACCCGGCGGCGCTGACGGCCTGGCTGG
Coding sequences within it:
- a CDS encoding tRNA (adenine-N1)-methyltransferase, yielding MSEPTGAARRRGPFRVGDQVQLTDPKGRHYTFTLEAGKQFHTHKGAFPHDELIGAPEGSVVRTTGNVAYLALRPLLPDYVLSMPRGAAVVYPKDAGQILAMADIFAGARVVEAGVGSGSLSSFLLRAIGDHGMLHSYERRADFAEIASQNVERYFGGPHPAWQLTVGDLQDNLSDTEVDRVILDMLAPWECLEVVAKALVPGGILCAYVATTTQLARTVEAIREFGSFNEPAAWETMVRTWHVEGLAVRPDHRMIGHTGFLLTARRLADGVEPPLRRRRPAKGAYGEDYAGPGSGSGGSAAED
- a CDS encoding site-2 protease family protein, with the protein product MSARGEPVSETGRPPSQSTRTPGEDGDGGSRRPNPGGGLLMGRFFGVPIYVAPSWFLVAALITWVFGGQLDAVLPELGRLRYLVSLFFAVAFYASVLVHELAHTVAALRFKLPVRRIQLQFFGGVSEIEKESDTPGREFVLAFVGPLLSLVLAAAFFGGMQLVERGTVPGVLLAGLMASNLIVAVFNFLPGLPLDGGRMLRAVVWKISGRPMTGTVAAAWAGRGLALAVLIGLPLLSYAGGVNGSGAADNADSLTDALLAAVLAAIIWTGAGNSLRMARLRERLPALRARTLTRRAVPVASDTPLSEALRRANDAGARALVVVDGRGDPTALVRESAIVSVPEHRRPWVAVRGLAQDLTPGMRVSAELSGEELLDRLRANPATEYLVIEPTGEIYGVLSTADVERAFLAAMSRG